A window of Diadema setosum chromosome 2, eeDiaSeto1, whole genome shotgun sequence contains these coding sequences:
- the LOC140238050 gene encoding metalloproteinase inhibitor 1-like: MESRALLLTFLTVLCLCELISESHACNCLVNHPQTKFCGADFVLRVRILERSKFVHPDTTRSSVYRYLIEYRTEVLGAYKGRDYIGDAREILVHSPDAGGLCGVSGLWSGDVYVISGRYVRDMFYITYCDLWFEWEKLSDEQISGLMTDYAQNCNCRIRGVFGIVSVPERAREKALALDKSPLWNDGSCRYNPVASLYYQTQECETKYSHCAFINDTCMWARTPSYEICYKARENIWHRRKISRKVSPLRRRLRCNPSTMPFLNRCMLAKERRQRKRLEAQGLAAEVPTPALLTMLGGQSSIAPSNFMPVAGS, encoded by the exons ATGGAATCTAGAGCACTATTGCTCACCTTCCTCACAGTGCTGTGTCTATGTGAGCTGATTTCTGAAAGCCATGCCTGCAATTGTTTGGTTAATCATCCGCAGACTAAATTTTGTGGTGCAGATTTCG TCCTCCGAGTCAGAATCCTGGAACGGAGTAAATTCGTCCATCCTGACACAACCCGGTCATCAGTCTACCGGTATTTGATTGAGTACCGAACGGAGGTCTTGGGGGCGTACAAGGGAAGGGACTACATAGGCGATGCGAGGGAGATTCTGGTTCATTCGCCTGATGCCGGTGGACTCTGTGGAGTGTCGGGGCTCTGGAGTGGAGATGTTTACGTCATCTCAG GTCGCTATGTTAGAGACATGTTCTACATCACTTATTGTGACCTGTGGTTTGAATGGGAAAAGCTGAGCGACGAACAGATATCAGGCCTTATGACAGACTATGCCCAAAACTGCAACTGTCGG ATAAGGGGCGTCTTTGGAATCGTCAGCGTTCCCGAGCGCGCCCGTGAAAAAGCTCTGGCTTTGGACAAGTCACCTCTATGGAACGACGGCAGCTGTCGCTACAACCCTGTGGCCTCGCTGTACTACCAAACCCAGGAGTGCGAGACAAAGTACAGCCACTGTGCCTTCATAAACGACACATGCATGTGGGCCAGGACACCTTCCTACGAAATCTGCTACAAGGCTCGCGAGAACATCTGGCACCGCCGCAAAATTTCCCGGAAGGTCTCCCCCCTGCGAAGACGCCTCCGCTGCAATCCCTCCACGATGCCATTCTTGAATCGCTGCATGTTGGCGAAGGAAAGGCGTCAGCGTAAGAGGCTGGAGGCCCAGGGCTTAGCGGCCGAGGTGCCCACTCCCGCACTGCTGACGATGCTCGGTGGCCAGAGCTCAATAGCGCCCTCAAATTTTATGCCGGTAGCTGGATCCTGA